In one window of Macadamia integrifolia cultivar HAES 741 chromosome 2, SCU_Mint_v3, whole genome shotgun sequence DNA:
- the LOC122071635 gene encoding calcium uptake protein, mitochondrial-like, whose translation MYSCASLKRSATSIHLLPGIQRLNYRFIFNQAEVLSSSSSSSSSSLFAASSIKEDKWGDSGFGFILKAVTGFTVGSGLGFSYWYSSSSSTTTSADYSTVTKTTAEEDPHPQHHSSIQDAAEGKKSWYLFGDAFRRRVFFNYEKRIRMRSPPEKVFEYFASFRTPGGEVFMTPADLMRAVVPVFPPSESNLIREGYLRGERSPGELRCETSNFFMLFDTNNDGFISFAEYIFLVTLLSIPEYSFAVVFKMFDLDHNGEIDREEFKKVMALMRAYNRQGVHHRNGRRTGFKVGTSVENGGLLEYFFGKDGNARLPIGKFVEFLRNLHDEILRLEFAHYDYKLRGTISAKDFALSMVASADMSHINKFLDRVELLNNEPHLRNIRITFEEFKDFAELRKKLQPLSLAIFGYGKVNGLLTRKDFQRAASHVCGVNLTDNVVDIIFHMFDTNCDGKLSTQEFFTVLEKREKDIGQPTESGFMGLISCWLSCSKSRSLA comes from the exons ATGTATTCTTGCGCTTCACTGAAGAGATCTGCAACCTCGATCCACTTACTCCCCGGGATCCAGCGATTGAACTATCGTTTCATTTTCAATCAAGCAGAAGTCTTGTCTTCGTCTTCATCTTCGTCTTCATCTAGTTTGTTTGCCGCGTCGAGCATTAAGGAAGATAAGTGGGGAGACTCTGGTTTTGGCTTCATTCTCAAGGCCGTTACGGGGTTTACCGTCGGTTCAGGCTTAGGGTTCTCGTATtggtattcttcttcttcttctactacaACTTCCGCCGATTATTCGACTGTAACAAAGACCACAGCGGAGGAGGATCCGCATCCGCAGCATCATTCTAGCATCCAAGATGCGGCTGAGGGGAAAAAATCTTGGTACCTCTTTGGAG ATGCATTTAGGAGGAGGGTTTTCTTTAACTATGAAAAGCGCATTAGGATGCGAAGTCCTCCCGAAAAG GTTTTTGAGTATTTTGCATCTTTTCGGACTCCAGGAGGGGAGGTATTCATGACACCGGCAGACTTGATGCGGGCagttgttcctgtatttcctccATCTGAATCAAATCTCATTAGAGAAGGGTAtttgagaggggagagaagcCCTGGGGAGTTGCGATGTGAAACTTCAAACTTTTTTATGCTTTTTGATACAAATAATGATGGATTTATATCTTTTGCAGA GTATATCTTTCTTGTAACACTCCTCAGCATCCCAGAGTATAGCTTCGCCGTGGTTTTCAAAATGTTTGACCTTGATCATAATGG AGAGATAGACAGGGAGGAATTTAAGAAAGTGATGGCTTTGATGCGGGCTTATAACAGGCAAGGTGTTCATCATAGGAATGGACGGCGAACTGGGTTTAAAGTTGGGACTTCTGTTGAAAATGGTGGTTTGCTGGAATACTTCTTTGGCAAGGATGGGAATGCACGCCTCCCAATTGGAAAGTTTGTTGAATTTTTGAGAAATTTACATGATGAG ATCTTGCGGTTGGAGTTTGCTCATTATGATTACAAGTTAAGGGGAACCATATCGGCAAAGGACTTTGCTTTGTCCATGGTTGCCTCAGCTGACATGAGCCATATAAACAAGTTCCTTGATCGGGTTGAACTACTGAACAATGAACCACATCTTAGGAACATCCGAATCACATTCGAGGAATTCAAGGATTTTGCGGAGCTACGGAAAAAACTGCAGCCATTGTCTCTGGCAATTTTTGGTTATGGAAAAGTAAATGGTTTGTTGACAAGGAAGGATTTCCAACGAGCTGCTTCCCAT GTTTGTGGTGTAAATCTCACCGACAATGTGGTTGATATCATTTTTCACATGTTTGATACGAACTGTGATGGGAAATTAAGCACACAAGAGTTTTTTACAGTTCTAGAGAAACGGGAGAAAGACATTGGCCAGCCTACTGAGTCAGGTTTCATGGGATTGATTTCTTGCTGGTTGAGCTGCTCGAAGAGTCGGTCTTTAGCTTGA